From Prochlorococcus sp. MIT 1223, the proteins below share one genomic window:
- a CDS encoding ATP-dependent Clp protease ATP-binding subunit, with protein MFERFTEKAIKVIMLAQEEARRLGHNFVGTEQILLGLIGEGTGVAAKVLKSMGVNLKDSRVEVEKIIGRGSGFVAVEIPFTPRAKRVLELSLEEARQLGHNYIGTEHLLLGLIREGEGVAARVLENLGVDLNKVRTQVIRMLGETAEVAAGGGSSKSGSAKTATLDEFGTNLTKLASEAKLDPVVGRHDEIDRVVQILGRRTKNNPVLIGEPGVGKTAIAEGLAQRIQQGEIPDILEGKRVLTLDIGLLIAGTKYRGEFEERLKKIMEEIKTAGNVILVIDEVHTLIGAGAAEGAIDAANILKPALARGELQCIGATTLDEYRKHIERDAALERRFQPVMIGEPSIEDTIEILIGLRERYEQHHRLKITDEALKAAANLGDRYISDRFLPDKAIDLIDEAGSRVRLLNSKLPPEAKEVDKELRKVQKQKEEAVREQDFAKAGELRETEVSLREKISNLLQGNRQKKESTSSKEAIINDSEENKGSNVVTNSPMVREEDIAHIVASWTGVPVQKLTESESVKLLNMEETLHQRLIGQDEAVKAVSKAIRRARVGLKNPNRPIASFIFSGPTGVGKTELTKALAQYFFGSEDAMIRLDMSEFMERHTVSKLIGSPPGYVGFNEGGQLTEAVRRRPYTVVLFDEIEKAHPDVFNLLLQLLEEGRLTDSKGRTVDFKNTLIIMTSNIGSKVIEKGGGGLGFEFSGESNENSQYNRIKSLVNEELKQYFRPEFLNRLDEIIVFRQLSRDEVKDIAEIMLKEVFARIKDKGIKLSVSESFKERLVEEGYNPSYGARPLRRAVMRLLEDSLAEEVLSGRIKEGDNAIVDIDVNKKVVVNHVQESNSKQELAGAGI; from the coding sequence ATGTTCGAAAGGTTTACTGAAAAGGCCATCAAGGTAATAATGCTTGCTCAAGAAGAAGCAAGACGCCTTGGTCATAATTTTGTAGGAACTGAACAAATACTTCTTGGTTTAATAGGAGAAGGAACTGGTGTTGCAGCAAAAGTACTTAAATCCATGGGAGTAAACCTTAAAGATTCAAGAGTAGAAGTTGAAAAAATAATCGGAAGAGGATCAGGTTTTGTTGCTGTAGAAATACCATTCACTCCCAGAGCTAAAAGAGTATTAGAACTTTCTCTTGAGGAGGCTAGACAGCTTGGACACAATTACATAGGAACAGAACATCTTTTACTGGGTCTTATAAGAGAAGGCGAAGGTGTCGCAGCCAGGGTATTAGAAAACCTTGGAGTGGATTTGAACAAGGTAAGAACTCAAGTTATAAGAATGCTAGGAGAGACAGCAGAAGTAGCAGCTGGAGGAGGTTCTTCCAAAAGCGGGTCAGCAAAAACAGCTACGCTAGATGAGTTTGGGACTAATCTGACCAAGCTTGCAAGTGAAGCGAAATTAGATCCAGTTGTGGGTAGACATGATGAGATTGATCGTGTTGTTCAGATTCTTGGCAGACGAACTAAAAACAATCCTGTTCTAATAGGAGAACCCGGAGTAGGAAAGACTGCAATAGCTGAAGGTTTAGCACAAAGAATCCAACAAGGAGAAATACCTGACATACTAGAAGGTAAAAGGGTTTTAACTTTAGATATTGGCCTTCTAATTGCTGGCACTAAATATAGAGGTGAGTTCGAAGAGCGTTTAAAGAAAATAATGGAGGAAATCAAAACGGCAGGGAATGTAATCCTTGTAATCGATGAAGTTCATACGCTTATAGGAGCAGGTGCTGCCGAAGGGGCTATTGATGCAGCAAATATACTAAAACCAGCCCTTGCTAGAGGAGAGCTTCAATGTATTGGAGCCACCACTCTTGACGAATATCGTAAACACATAGAACGAGACGCTGCCCTTGAAAGACGTTTTCAACCGGTAATGATTGGAGAGCCTTCAATAGAAGATACCATTGAAATTTTAATAGGACTAAGAGAAAGATATGAACAACATCACAGACTAAAAATCACAGATGAAGCGCTTAAAGCAGCCGCAAATCTTGGGGACAGATATATATCAGATAGATTTTTACCTGACAAAGCAATAGATTTGATTGATGAAGCTGGTAGCAGAGTTAGGCTTCTAAACTCAAAGCTACCTCCTGAAGCAAAAGAAGTAGATAAAGAATTACGTAAAGTACAAAAACAAAAAGAAGAAGCAGTAAGAGAGCAGGATTTTGCAAAAGCAGGAGAATTAAGAGAAACAGAAGTTAGTTTGAGAGAAAAAATAAGTAATTTACTTCAAGGCAATCGCCAAAAAAAGGAATCCACAAGTTCAAAAGAGGCAATAATTAACGATTCAGAAGAAAATAAAGGAAGTAATGTAGTGACTAATTCTCCTATGGTTAGAGAGGAAGATATAGCTCATATTGTTGCATCTTGGACTGGAGTTCCTGTTCAAAAGTTAACCGAAAGTGAATCAGTAAAATTATTAAATATGGAGGAAACACTTCATCAAAGACTAATAGGTCAAGATGAAGCAGTAAAAGCAGTTTCAAAAGCAATTAGAAGAGCAAGAGTAGGTCTTAAGAATCCAAATAGACCAATTGCAAGTTTTATATTTTCTGGCCCAACTGGAGTAGGTAAGACTGAATTAACAAAAGCCTTGGCTCAATATTTCTTTGGGAGTGAAGACGCCATGATAAGACTTGATATGTCTGAATTTATGGAGAGACATACTGTAAGTAAATTAATAGGTTCTCCTCCAGGATATGTTGGTTTTAATGAAGGTGGTCAATTAACTGAAGCGGTCAGGAGAAGACCTTACACTGTTGTTTTATTTGATGAAATTGAAAAAGCTCATCCTGATGTATTCAATCTACTTCTTCAACTATTAGAAGAAGGCAGACTTACAGATTCAAAAGGAAGGACAGTCGACTTCAAGAATACTTTGATAATAATGACCTCCAATATTGGATCAAAGGTTATAGAAAAAGGTGGGGGAGGCTTAGGGTTTGAATTCTCTGGAGAAAGCAATGAAAACAGTCAATATAACAGGATAAAATCTCTTGTTAATGAAGAACTTAAACAATACTTTAGGCCTGAGTTCTTAAATAGATTAGATGAGATAATTGTATTTAGACAGTTATCTAGAGATGAAGTTAAAGATATTGCCGAAATAATGCTGAAGGAAGTCTTTGCGAGAATCAAAGATAAAGGAATAAAATTATCAGTTTCTGAATCCTTCAAAGAAAGGCTTGTTGAAGAAGGCTATAACCCCTCTTATGGAGCAAGACCTTTACGGAGAGCTGTAATGAGACTTCTTGAAGACAGCCTTGCCGAAGAGGTTCTTTCAGGAAGAATAAAAGAGGGAGACAACGCAATTGTTGACATAGATGTGAATAAAAAAGTTGTAGTTAATCATGTACAAGAAAGTAATTCCAAACAAGAATTAGCAGGTGCAGGGATTTAA
- a CDS encoding iron-containing alcohol dehydrogenase — MSPELTNSYNSISPNKVFRGDEAWKDGMNYIPLICKSPLLLGKSNSTYKIRQTIYNDLKGIGINPINSELEYGCCEEDLQRISNIILEKNCDSVIAAGGGKVLDSGKLLADRLSLPCITIPLSAATCAGWTSLSNIYTKFGAFINDKSLKSCPNALIFDHGFVKSAPKRLLASGIADGLAKWYEASLTSSRSNDGFVQQALQMARVLRDQLFIDGLEAYRNAESDSWVRVAEACALTAGLIGGIGGARCRTAAAHPIHNGLTQLESPKMGLHGEVVGFGIIIQLHLEERYSKNKLATQAKGQLIKFLKEINLPTTGKELGIENISSEDLQKVSNFSCNQNSEIHLLPFKINKDVIKQAIMDNISEKTFGKLSDIKIQ, encoded by the coding sequence ATGAGTCCTGAACTAACTAACTCATATAATTCAATTTCTCCGAATAAAGTCTTTCGAGGAGATGAAGCTTGGAAAGATGGAATGAACTATATACCTCTTATTTGCAAGTCTCCATTACTATTAGGTAAAAGCAATTCAACTTATAAAATCAGGCAAACTATATATAATGATTTAAAGGGGATAGGAATAAATCCTATAAATAGTGAATTGGAGTATGGCTGCTGTGAAGAAGATCTCCAACGTATTTCAAATATTATTTTAGAAAAAAATTGTGATTCAGTTATTGCTGCAGGAGGGGGGAAAGTTCTTGACTCAGGGAAATTGCTTGCAGACCGACTTTCGTTGCCTTGTATAACAATTCCATTAAGTGCAGCAACTTGTGCTGGATGGACTTCTTTATCAAATATTTACACCAAATTCGGTGCTTTCATTAATGATAAATCACTTAAATCATGCCCAAATGCACTAATATTTGACCATGGATTTGTTAAAAGTGCACCTAAAAGATTACTTGCAAGTGGGATTGCCGATGGGCTAGCCAAGTGGTACGAAGCATCACTAACTAGCTCAAGAAGTAACGACGGATTTGTACAACAAGCCTTACAAATGGCCAGGGTACTAAGAGATCAATTATTTATTGATGGATTAGAAGCTTACCGCAATGCAGAAAGTGATTCGTGGGTAAGAGTCGCTGAGGCTTGTGCTTTAACCGCCGGTTTAATTGGAGGGATTGGTGGAGCCAGATGCAGAACGGCAGCAGCTCATCCAATTCATAATGGTCTTACTCAACTAGAATCTCCAAAGATGGGTCTTCACGGAGAAGTAGTTGGCTTTGGAATAATTATTCAACTACACCTTGAAGAAAGATATTCCAAAAACAAGTTAGCAACGCAGGCAAAGGGACAATTAATAAAATTTTTAAAAGAAATCAATCTGCCAACAACTGGCAAAGAATTAGGTATAGAAAATATCTCAAGCGAAGATCTACAAAAAGTCTCTAACTTTTCATGCAATCAAAACTCTGAAATTCATTTACTTCCATTCAAAATAAATAAAGATGTAATTAAACAAGCAATAATGGATAATATTTCTGAAAAAACATTTGGTAAACTTTCAGATATTAAAATCCAATAG
- a CDS encoding alpha/beta hydrolase: MTKKEISSKQQLTQLKDKLLDPLARDLADKVKWVFLKGFSKDKDELYPIAEIGEGPPILMLHGFDSCFLEFRRIAPLLKDKHKLIIPDLYGFGFCPRPYKSNYGIDSLISHLSKVIINYENSYPFGIIGASMGGCLALDLARKNPKGIDRILLISPAGISTKQSKVPWPLDQFGTWFLKQKFVRKSLCKQAFANPNKNVGKEEEEIASIHLKVPGWQRSLATFARNGGISNLGKSNPPQPIDLIWGANDRIITKDIRKESTILLGKDLKEINECGHLPHLEMPNLVANHWHIFNQYYK; encoded by the coding sequence TTGACTAAAAAAGAAATTTCATCAAAACAACAATTAACACAATTAAAGGATAAACTTTTAGACCCATTGGCTAGAGACTTAGCTGACAAAGTTAAATGGGTTTTTCTAAAGGGATTCTCAAAGGATAAAGATGAATTATATCCAATTGCAGAAATAGGAGAAGGCCCTCCCATACTGATGTTGCACGGTTTTGATAGCTGTTTCCTAGAGTTTAGAAGGATTGCACCACTATTAAAAGATAAGCATAAATTGATTATTCCTGACTTATATGGTTTTGGTTTTTGCCCTCGTCCATATAAAAGCAATTATGGAATCGATTCCTTAATATCACATCTTTCAAAAGTTATTATTAATTATGAGAATAGTTATCCCTTCGGGATAATAGGAGCTTCAATGGGAGGGTGTTTAGCATTAGATTTAGCAAGAAAGAATCCAAAAGGAATAGATCGTATTCTATTAATATCTCCAGCAGGTATTTCTACTAAACAATCAAAAGTACCTTGGCCTTTAGATCAATTTGGCACTTGGTTCCTAAAGCAAAAATTTGTCAGGAAGAGTCTTTGTAAGCAAGCTTTTGCAAACCCAAATAAAAATGTAGGCAAAGAAGAAGAAGAAATTGCATCTATTCATTTAAAGGTACCAGGATGGCAAAGATCACTAGCAACATTCGCGCGGAACGGAGGAATATCTAATTTAGGCAAGTCAAATCCTCCTCAACCTATTGATCTAATATGGGGAGCAAACGATAGAATAATTACAAAAGATATTAGAAAAGAATCAACAATTTTATTAGGGAAAGATCTAAAAGAAATAAATGAATGTGGACATCTTCCACATTTAGAGATGCCAAATTTAGTAGCAAATCATTGGCATATTTTTAATCAATATTATAAATAG
- a CDS encoding phosphatidate cytidylyltransferase produces MLKRFLNKRFSSGLAAGGFGLIVVTLGGWWFAVSLGVIVHLALLEFFRMAEFTGIRPATKTTLVACQLLLLTTQLGIDGVVSDSLTLAVLPLSGAAICGWLLLQPKTGSIADIASSIFGLFYLGYLPSHWLKLRNINDITLFNSLNQYLISPSQVINVGMSITLSVCFMIVAFDIGSYFLGRNYGKTSLSPISPSKTIEGAIGGLFCSILIGALSIKYLNLPIPTLVSCLLGLLVSLFALVGDLTESMMKRDAGLKDSGNILPGHGGILDRIDSYLFTPAVIYYVLTLIGKL; encoded by the coding sequence ATGTTAAAAAGGTTTTTAAATAAGCGTTTTAGCAGTGGTTTAGCGGCAGGAGGGTTTGGCTTAATAGTCGTAACTCTTGGAGGATGGTGGTTTGCAGTTTCTTTGGGAGTTATTGTCCATTTGGCTCTCCTTGAGTTCTTTAGGATGGCTGAATTTACTGGAATAAGGCCTGCTACAAAAACAACTTTAGTCGCTTGCCAGCTTTTGTTATTGACTACTCAACTAGGAATAGATGGGGTTGTTTCTGACTCTCTAACTTTGGCAGTCTTACCTTTATCTGGAGCGGCTATATGTGGTTGGTTGTTATTGCAACCAAAAACAGGCTCAATAGCAGATATTGCATCTTCAATATTTGGACTTTTTTATTTGGGTTATTTACCGAGCCATTGGTTGAAACTAAGAAATATTAATGACATCACTTTATTTAATAGTCTTAATCAGTATTTAATATCTCCTTCACAAGTAATCAATGTTGGTATGTCAATAACACTTAGTGTATGTTTTATGATAGTAGCTTTTGATATTGGCTCTTATTTTCTAGGTAGGAATTATGGGAAAACGTCTTTATCTCCAATCTCACCATCTAAAACAATTGAGGGCGCTATAGGAGGACTTTTTTGCTCAATATTGATTGGAGCCTTATCCATAAAATATTTGAATTTACCTATTCCTACACTTGTAAGTTGCTTGCTGGGTCTTTTGGTTTCTTTATTTGCTTTAGTTGGAGACTTGACAGAATCAATGATGAAAAGAGATGCAGGGCTTAAGGACTCTGGCAACATTTTACCTGGCCATGGAGGTATATTAGATAGAATAGATAGCTATCTCTTTACTCCAGCAGTTATTTACTATGTCTTGACATTAATTGGAAAACTTTAA
- a CDS encoding aminotransferase class I/II-fold pyridoxal phosphate-dependent enzyme, with protein MEISSFLSIHREKNLFLPAHGRGDALPISLKSLLSLKPGLWDLPELPSFGGPLISNGVVAESQNLSAESFGADHCWYGVNGATGLLQAAILSIANPGTGLLMPRNVHKSIIQACVLGDIKPILFNLPFLEDRGHFVPPDALLLNKVLDSLPANTPFISGAILVNPSYQGYSKDIYPLVKFLHSKSIPVIIDEAHGSHFTMGLSQLPNSGLDAGADIVVHSLHKSANGLCQTAVIWLKGNRIDPENLEKNLGIIQTTSPSSLLLASCEASLRDLKNNSTRKIFIKRINSAKSIFEELVQKGVPLLENQDPLRLLLHTAKVGISGFKVDEWMISKGLIAELPEPGCLTFCLGFSSQDDLVSILKRYWDEAVSLYSSGIPSPPFSAPPFPIVTVPKVSCFSAFRRTSELIRLQDSVGRTSAQILSPYPPGIPMLIPGELLEKKYVDWLLLQSSLWPDQIPSHIRVVV; from the coding sequence ATGGAAATTTCCTCTTTTTTGTCGATTCATAGAGAGAAAAATCTTTTCTTACCTGCCCACGGAAGGGGAGATGCGTTGCCAATATCTTTGAAATCACTTTTGAGTTTAAAGCCAGGTTTGTGGGACTTACCTGAACTACCTTCTTTTGGAGGACCTCTCATATCAAATGGGGTAGTAGCTGAAAGTCAGAATTTATCAGCAGAATCTTTTGGTGCTGATCATTGTTGGTATGGAGTAAATGGAGCGACTGGTCTTTTGCAAGCAGCAATCCTTTCCATAGCAAATCCAGGTACTGGATTACTGATGCCAAGAAATGTTCATAAGAGCATTATTCAGGCTTGTGTCCTTGGAGATATAAAACCAATACTTTTCAACTTGCCATTTTTAGAGGATAGAGGGCATTTTGTTCCACCAGATGCTCTTCTTCTTAATAAAGTCTTAGACTCTTTGCCTGCAAATACCCCTTTTATTTCAGGGGCAATATTAGTAAACCCTTCTTATCAGGGATATTCAAAAGATATATATCCTCTAGTAAAATTTCTACATAGCAAATCTATACCTGTAATTATTGACGAGGCTCATGGTTCTCATTTTACAATGGGATTAAGCCAATTACCTAACTCTGGCTTAGATGCTGGAGCAGATATTGTTGTTCATTCATTGCACAAATCTGCAAATGGGCTTTGCCAAACTGCAGTAATTTGGCTTAAAGGAAATCGTATTGACCCAGAGAATCTAGAAAAGAACCTTGGCATAATTCAAACTACAAGTCCGAGTTCCTTATTGTTAGCTTCTTGTGAAGCTTCTCTTAGAGATTTAAAAAATAATTCAACTAGAAAAATCTTTATTAAACGAATAAATTCAGCCAAATCTATATTTGAGGAACTTGTTCAAAAAGGAGTTCCATTGCTTGAAAACCAAGATCCTTTGAGACTACTTTTACATACTGCAAAAGTAGGTATATCTGGTTTTAAAGTTGATGAATGGATGATTTCTAAAGGACTAATAGCTGAGTTACCAGAGCCTGGCTGTTTAACTTTTTGTTTGGGGTTTTCTTCTCAAGATGACTTGGTAAGTATTTTGAAAAGATATTGGGATGAAGCTGTTTCGTTATATTCGTCAGGAATACCTTCTCCTCCTTTTTCTGCTCCACCCTTTCCAATTGTAACGGTGCCGAAAGTTTCTTGTTTTTCGGCTTTTAGGAGAACCAGTGAATTAATTAGATTGCAGGATTCTGTGGGGAGAACTTCTGCTCAAATTTTATCTCCATATCCCCCTGGTATACCTATGCTTATACCAGGTGAATTGTTGGAAAAAAAATATGTTGATTGGCTTTTGCTACAAAGTTCTTTATGGCCTGACCAAATACCCTCTCACATTAGGGTTGTAGTATGA
- a CDS encoding ABC1 kinase family protein → MNYNFERDLNWLIIRPWIWIPRITYIIYSLLALTINLLIRGSSSNPEVQKNLAKKIFSTLIDLGPCFIKVGQALSTRPDLLRRDWLEELTKLQDNLPAFDHDKAIHIIQTELESNVDNLFEEFPNSPIASASLGQVYKANLYGDYYVAVKVQRPNLEFIIKRDLVLIKILGIISSPILPLNLGVGLGEIIDEFGKSLFEEIDYRKEALNAKRFSKLFNNNPTVTVPKVEDNLSTSKVICTSWIDGIKISNKDELIANSIEPSSIIRTGVISGIRQLLEFGYFHADPHPGNMFALTGNTGDSGHLAYVDFGMMDTISEKDRLTLTEAIVNLINADFYSVALNFQQLGFLNSSQDLEPIVPVLKEVLGGAMDKDVFSFNFKEITNKFSELMFDYPFRVPARFALIIRAVISQEGLALKLDSNFQIVSLAYPYVAKRLLTSDETEMLEILLQVIFNKDGSLRVSRLENLFDVLIKDSDSSNEELLPVASASLKLILGSRGSQIRKNLLLSLIKDEKINISEIKELIKLVKKTFNPKAITSSVIKRINPLYL, encoded by the coding sequence ATGAATTACAACTTTGAGCGAGATCTTAATTGGTTGATCATTAGGCCTTGGATCTGGATACCCAGAATTACATATATCATTTATTCTTTGCTTGCCCTCACTATAAACCTGTTAATCCGAGGTTCCAGTAGCAATCCTGAGGTACAGAAAAATCTTGCTAAAAAGATCTTTAGCACACTTATTGACCTTGGCCCTTGCTTTATTAAAGTTGGTCAGGCTCTTTCAACAAGACCAGACCTATTAAGAAGAGATTGGCTTGAAGAACTTACTAAACTCCAAGACAATCTCCCAGCCTTTGACCATGACAAAGCTATTCATATAATACAAACAGAGTTAGAAAGTAATGTCGATAATTTATTTGAAGAGTTTCCTAATAGTCCAATTGCATCAGCAAGTTTAGGACAAGTTTACAAGGCTAATTTATATGGAGATTACTATGTTGCAGTTAAAGTTCAAAGACCTAATTTAGAATTTATAATCAAAAGAGATCTAGTATTAATTAAAATACTTGGTATAATTAGCAGCCCAATTTTACCATTAAACCTTGGAGTAGGTTTAGGTGAAATTATTGATGAATTTGGCAAAAGCTTATTTGAAGAAATTGACTACAGAAAAGAAGCTCTTAACGCTAAAAGGTTTTCAAAGCTATTTAACAATAATCCCACTGTAACAGTACCAAAAGTAGAAGATAACCTTTCAACATCTAAGGTGATATGTACAAGTTGGATTGATGGAATAAAAATAAGTAATAAAGATGAGCTTATTGCAAATAGCATTGAACCCTCTTCAATTATTAGGACTGGTGTGATAAGTGGAATAAGGCAGCTTCTTGAATTTGGATATTTTCATGCTGATCCACATCCAGGAAACATGTTTGCATTGACGGGGAATACTGGCGACTCAGGGCACCTTGCTTATGTAGATTTTGGTATGATGGATACTATTTCCGAGAAAGACCGGCTAACATTAACAGAAGCAATTGTTAATTTAATAAATGCAGATTTCTATTCAGTTGCATTAAATTTTCAACAACTTGGATTCTTAAATAGCTCACAGGATTTAGAACCTATTGTTCCAGTTCTCAAGGAAGTCCTTGGGGGAGCGATGGATAAAGATGTGTTTTCTTTTAATTTTAAAGAAATTACAAATAAGTTTTCAGAGCTTATGTTTGATTACCCTTTTAGAGTACCCGCAAGATTTGCCTTAATTATTAGAGCAGTTATAAGCCAAGAAGGTCTTGCCCTAAAGTTAGATTCTAATTTTCAAATAGTTAGCCTTGCCTATCCTTATGTTGCAAAAAGATTATTAACATCAGATGAAACCGAGATGTTAGAAATACTGCTTCAGGTAATCTTTAATAAAGACGGATCTCTAAGAGTAAGCAGGCTAGAAAATCTTTTTGATGTTCTAATAAAAGACTCAGATTCATCTAACGAAGAACTTCTACCTGTAGCCAGTGCAAGTTTAAAGTTAATACTTGGATCAAGGGGTTCACAGATTAGAAAAAATCTTTTACTAAGCCTAATTAAAGATGAAAAAATAAATATAAGTGAAATAAAAGAACTGATTAAGCTAGTTAAGAAAACATTTAATCCTAAAGCTATTACAAGTAGTGTGATAAAAAGAATAAATCCATTATACTTATAG
- a CDS encoding pseudouridine synthase: protein MRERIQKLIARAGVSSRRNAEILIKKGLVEINGIKAVLGDKADPELDELIVNGRIINLKVDDKVILLNKPKGIICTSFDQKGRITIMDLFPKHLRNTLHSVGRLDQYSRGAILLTNKGKLTLKLTHPRFSHIKKYKVLIKGLISETLIEEWRNGVLLDDKYTMPADVNLIYHFKNKNQSLIKVALKEGRNRQIRRIGDKIGHQIIDIQRVAIANIHLNNLKEGDWRHLERREWEHLLL from the coding sequence ATGAGAGAAAGAATTCAAAAGTTAATAGCTAGAGCTGGAGTATCCTCAAGAAGGAATGCAGAAATCCTAATAAAGAAAGGCCTGGTCGAGATAAATGGGATCAAGGCTGTTCTCGGTGATAAAGCCGATCCAGAGTTAGATGAATTAATTGTTAATGGGCGGATTATTAATTTAAAAGTTGATGATAAAGTTATTTTATTAAATAAGCCAAAGGGAATAATCTGTACTTCTTTTGACCAGAAAGGCAGGATAACAATTATGGACTTATTCCCCAAGCATTTAAGGAACACTCTTCATTCTGTCGGCAGATTAGATCAATATAGTAGAGGAGCAATTCTTTTGACGAATAAAGGAAAATTAACCCTTAAGTTAACTCATCCTAGATTCTCACATATAAAAAAATATAAAGTATTAATTAAAGGTTTAATATCTGAAACTCTTATAGAAGAATGGAGAAATGGGGTTCTACTAGATGATAAATATACAATGCCTGCAGATGTTAACTTGATATATCATTTCAAAAATAAGAATCAAAGCTTAATTAAAGTAGCTTTAAAAGAAGGAAGGAATCGGCAGATAAGGCGGATTGGAGATAAAATAGGTCATCAAATAATAGACATACAAAGAGTAGCAATTGCAAATATACATTTAAATAATCTTAAAGAAGGTGATTGGAGACATCTCGAAAGAAGAGAATGGGAGCATTTGCTTCTTTGA
- a CDS encoding helix-turn-helix domain-containing protein, translating to MRISNLVKSEEESEDRPRSNSDESDFLNACKLITAQREKYGYSINALSKKTRISIYVLNSLEKGRKNGFPEKTFLRKMLQEIETELFLPKLSLNPILKNSESPKRIIKSIEFNPLNISLLSSWKGSLAYLLLIFIAIFSLNKQQQFLLKINSKTIEPLDSSSLSNDANIKILEENDLNNN from the coding sequence ATGAGAATTTCAAATCTTGTTAAATCAGAAGAAGAGTCTGAAGATAGACCAAGATCTAATTCAGATGAATCTGATTTTCTAAATGCTTGTAAATTAATTACAGCGCAAAGAGAAAAGTATGGATATAGCATAAATGCTTTATCTAAAAAAACTAGAATCTCAATATACGTTCTAAATTCTTTAGAGAAAGGTCGTAAAAATGGTTTTCCTGAGAAAACTTTTCTCAGGAAAATGTTACAAGAGATAGAGACTGAGTTGTTTTTGCCAAAACTAAGCTTGAATCCAATTCTAAAAAATTCAGAATCGCCAAAAAGAATCATAAAATCAATTGAATTTAACCCACTTAATATTTCTTTATTAAGTTCATGGAAAGGAAGCCTTGCATATTTATTGTTAATTTTCATAGCTATATTTAGCCTGAATAAACAACAACAATTTCTTCTTAAGATAAATAGTAAAACGATTGAGCCTTTAGATAGCTCTTCCCTTTCAAATGATGCTAATATTAAAATTTTAGAAGAAAATGATCTGAATAATAATTAG